One genomic window of Staphylococcus hsinchuensis includes the following:
- a CDS encoding thiamine pyrophosphate-dependent dehydrogenase E1 component subunit alpha encodes MFDYESAGLDKSDLKTMYKWMDLGRKIDERMWLLNRAGKIPFVISCQGQEAAQIGMAYAMEQGDISSPYYRDLALVTYLGMTPLDSMLAAFGKRDDINSGGKQMPSHFGKKEKGILSQSSPVGTQIVHAVGAALALKMDNKPNIAMTTVGEGSSNQGDFHEGLNFAGIHKLPFICVIENNKYAISVPDSLQYGAEKLSDRAIGYGIHGEHVDGNDPIAMFKVMKEARERALNGGGSTLIEAMCTRMTAHSSDDDDKYRTIEERDELKTLDCNLRFKSFLLENEIIDETWLQEIEDEHKALVNEATKEAEKAPYPSAEETYTHVYDEGSLNNG; translated from the coding sequence ATGTTTGATTATGAATCAGCTGGTTTAGACAAATCAGATCTTAAAACAATGTACAAATGGATGGATTTAGGCCGTAAAATTGATGAACGTATGTGGTTACTCAATCGGGCAGGTAAGATACCATTTGTAATTAGTTGCCAAGGCCAAGAAGCCGCGCAAATAGGTATGGCTTATGCTATGGAACAAGGAGATATTTCATCTCCGTACTATAGAGATCTAGCTTTAGTAACCTATCTAGGGATGACACCACTAGATTCTATGTTAGCTGCGTTTGGTAAAAGAGATGATATCAACTCAGGCGGAAAGCAAATGCCTTCACATTTTGGCAAAAAAGAAAAAGGCATTCTTTCACAAAGTTCTCCGGTCGGCACTCAAATCGTTCATGCAGTAGGGGCTGCACTCGCTTTAAAAATGGACAATAAACCTAACATTGCGATGACAACAGTAGGCGAAGGTAGTTCAAACCAAGGTGATTTTCACGAAGGTTTAAACTTCGCTGGAATACATAAATTACCGTTTATTTGTGTGATAGAAAATAATAAGTATGCGATTTCTGTACCAGACTCATTACAATATGGGGCTGAAAAGCTCTCGGATAGAGCTATTGGTTATGGTATACATGGTGAACACGTTGATGGCAACGACCCAATTGCAATGTTTAAAGTCATGAAAGAAGCAAGAGAACGTGCTTTAAATGGTGGCGGATCAACATTAATTGAAGCAATGTGTACAAGAATGACAGCTCACTCTTCTGATGATGATGACAAATACCGTACAATTGAAGAACGCGATGAGCTCAAAACACTTGATTGTAACTTAAGATTCAAATCATTTTTATTAGAAAATGAAATCATCGATGAAACATGGTTACAAGAAATAGAAGATGAACATAAAGCGCTCGTTAATGAAGCGACAAAAGAAGCAGAAAAAGCACCTTACCCGTCCGCAGAGGAAACTTATACGCACGTATATGATGAAGGGAGCTTAAACAATGGTTAA
- the lpdA gene encoding dihydrolipoyl dehydrogenase, with product MSEEQYDLVILGGGTAGYVSAIRASQLGKKVVLVEKSLLGGTCLHKGCIPTKALLKSAEVARTVNDASDFGIDVDSFKLNFKRIQERKAEIVNQMFQGVNHLMQHNKIDVFNGTGRILGPSIFSPQSGTVSVEYEDGESELLPNNNVLISTGSTPAELPFLPFDHNVVLSSDDILTIDELPQSLAIIGGGVIGLEFASLMTDFNVEVTVIEAGERIVPTESKQIAKTLKSELTERGVNFFENTQLTEEDVTVEDSNIKLQLNQETITFDKALVSIGRSPNTSDIGLNNTKIKLTEKNHIIVNDFQQTEDKHIYAAGDCIGQLQLAHVGSKEGITAIDHMFDASPIAIDYSKMPKCIYTEPEVASIGHNIDEAKAQNINAKAIKVPFKAIGKAVIENVQQQKGFCEVVIDKDNDAVIGINMIGPHVTELINEVSLFQFMNGSTLELGLTTHAHPSLSEILMELGLKVENRAIHV from the coding sequence ATGTCAGAAGAACAATATGATTTAGTTATATTAGGCGGAGGGACGGCTGGCTATGTATCCGCAATTAGAGCATCTCAACTAGGTAAAAAGGTAGTTCTAGTCGAAAAATCATTGCTCGGTGGTACATGTTTACACAAAGGTTGTATCCCTACAAAAGCATTGTTGAAATCAGCAGAGGTTGCTAGAACAGTGAATGATGCAAGTGACTTTGGTATAGATGTGGATAGCTTCAAATTAAACTTTAAACGCATCCAAGAACGTAAAGCTGAAATTGTTAATCAAATGTTTCAAGGGGTAAACCATTTGATGCAACATAACAAAATAGATGTCTTCAACGGAACTGGTAGAATACTCGGCCCTTCAATATTTTCACCGCAAAGTGGAACAGTCTCTGTAGAATATGAAGATGGGGAATCAGAGCTCTTACCTAATAATAATGTCTTAATAAGCACAGGTTCTACACCTGCTGAGTTACCATTTTTACCGTTTGATCATAACGTTGTGCTTTCAAGTGACGATATTTTAACGATAGACGAACTTCCGCAATCATTGGCGATTATAGGCGGAGGTGTAATTGGTTTAGAATTTGCTTCCCTAATGACAGATTTCAATGTGGAAGTAACTGTGATTGAAGCAGGAGAACGCATCGTGCCAACTGAAAGCAAGCAAATAGCTAAAACACTGAAAAGTGAACTGACTGAGCGCGGTGTCAATTTCTTTGAAAACACACAACTGACTGAAGAAGATGTAACTGTTGAAGACTCAAATATTAAACTTCAACTCAACCAAGAAACTATTACTTTCGATAAAGCATTAGTTTCAATTGGCCGTAGCCCTAATACTTCAGATATTGGCTTAAATAATACAAAAATTAAATTAACTGAAAAAAATCACATTATTGTAAATGATTTCCAACAAACTGAAGATAAACATATATACGCTGCTGGCGATTGTATAGGCCAATTACAGCTTGCGCATGTTGGTTCAAAAGAAGGGATTACAGCAATTGATCATATGTTCGATGCATCACCAATTGCTATAGATTATTCTAAAATGCCTAAATGTATTTATACTGAACCAGAAGTTGCAAGTATCGGGCATAATATTGATGAGGCTAAAGCACAGAACATTAATGCTAAAGCAATTAAAGTACCATTTAAAGCAATAGGTAAAGCAGTAATAGAAAATGTACAACAACAAAAAGGATTTTGTGAAGTAGTCATTGACAAGGACAATGATGCAGTCATCGGAATAAATATGATTGGCCCACATGTGACCGAACTCATTAACGAAGTCTCATTATTCCAATTTATGAATGGTTCAACTCTTGAACTAGGTTTAACAACACACGCGCATCCTTCACTTTCTGAAATTTTGATGGAATTAGGATTAAAAGTAGAAAATAGAGCGATTCACGTGTGA
- the recN gene encoding DNA repair protein RecN, whose protein sequence is MLQTLSIKQFAIIDELEVHFGDGLTVLSGETGSGKSIIIDAIGQLIGMRASSDFVRHGEKKSIIEGIFDIDESKEAISLLHDLSIDIDEDFLLVKREIFSSGKSICRINNQIVTLQDLRKVMQELLDIHGQHETQSLLKQKYHLRLLDHYAEDRYSKFLKQYEDTFDAYSAKKKELEELETADQALLQRLDLLKFQHEELKEAKLVENEVDQLEKDIKRIQNSENLSLSLNSAHVTLTDEHAITDRLYELSQQLQTINEIIPGQYDQLKEEVDQFYYTLEDAKHQLYDELSNTEFDEQYLNTLESRMNLLNNLKRKYGKNINELIVYQSKLENEINKIENYEESTSDLRLQIDQLYEKVMDFGQKLSKERRTVAQSLRDHIVEEIHNLQMKDANLEISFKPLEQPTREGIEFVEFLISPNKGEPLKSLNKIASGGELSRIMLALKSIFVKTRGQTAILFDEVDSGVSGQAAQKMAEKMKDLSQHIQVICISHLPQVAAMSDHHLLISKASEDDRTTTQVKELTGEGCIEEVARMIAGASVTELTKQNAKEMIQQNK, encoded by the coding sequence ATGTTACAAACCTTATCCATTAAACAATTCGCCATTATTGATGAATTGGAAGTTCATTTTGGCGATGGATTAACTGTGCTCAGTGGTGAAACTGGCTCTGGTAAATCAATTATTATAGACGCAATAGGTCAATTAATTGGTATGCGTGCTTCATCTGATTTCGTTAGACATGGAGAAAAGAAATCAATTATAGAAGGTATTTTCGATATAGATGAAAGTAAAGAAGCTATTTCATTACTTCACGATTTATCTATCGATATTGATGAAGATTTTCTACTTGTTAAAAGAGAAATATTTAGTTCAGGAAAAAGTATTTGCCGTATCAACAATCAAATCGTAACTTTACAAGATTTGAGAAAAGTAATGCAAGAGTTGCTAGATATACATGGTCAACATGAAACGCAATCTTTATTAAAACAAAAATACCATTTACGCTTATTGGATCATTATGCTGAGGATCGTTATTCGAAATTTTTAAAACAATATGAAGATACATTTGATGCATACAGTGCTAAAAAGAAAGAGCTAGAAGAGTTAGAAACGGCAGATCAAGCACTCTTACAAAGATTGGATTTGTTAAAATTCCAACACGAAGAATTAAAAGAGGCAAAGTTAGTTGAAAATGAAGTTGACCAATTAGAAAAAGATATTAAACGCATTCAAAATTCTGAAAACTTAAGTCTTTCGCTAAATAGTGCACATGTCACGTTAACTGATGAGCATGCCATTACTGATCGGCTTTATGAATTGAGTCAGCAACTTCAGACTATTAATGAAATCATACCAGGACAATATGATCAATTGAAAGAGGAAGTAGACCAGTTTTATTATACGTTAGAAGATGCAAAGCATCAGTTGTATGATGAACTCTCAAATACGGAATTCGATGAACAATATTTAAATACACTAGAAAGCCGTATGAATTTATTAAATAACTTGAAACGTAAATATGGTAAAAATATCAATGAATTAATCGTTTATCAAAGTAAGCTAGAAAATGAAATCAATAAAATAGAAAACTACGAAGAAAGTACTTCAGATTTACGTTTACAAATTGATCAATTATATGAAAAAGTGATGGATTTTGGCCAAAAACTTTCGAAAGAACGTAGAACTGTAGCACAGTCGTTACGTGATCATATCGTAGAAGAAATTCATAATTTACAAATGAAAGATGCAAATTTAGAAATTTCATTTAAACCGCTAGAACAACCGACACGTGAGGGTATTGAATTTGTTGAGTTTCTCATCAGCCCAAACAAAGGTGAACCTTTAAAAAGTTTAAACAAAATAGCTTCAGGCGGAGAATTATCAAGAATCATGTTAGCGTTAAAATCTATTTTCGTTAAAACGAGAGGTCAGACTGCGATACTTTTTGATGAAGTTGATTCTGGTGTGTCTGGACAAGCTGCGCAAAAAATGGCTGAAAAGATGAAAGACTTATCGCAACATATTCAAGTTATATGTATTTCTCATTTACCACAAGTTGCAGCGATGAGTGATCATCACTTATTGATAAGTAAAGCATCAGAGGATGATCGCACAACAACACAAGTAAAGGAATTAACGGGTGAAGGATGTATTGAAGAAGTGGCACGAATGATAGCAGGTGCAAGTGTTACAGAACTCACTAAACAAAATGCCAAGGAAATGATTCAACAAAATAAATAA
- the ahrC gene encoding transcriptional regulator AhrC/ArgR, translating into MAKKSVRHIKIREIISNEKIETQDDLVKRLNEYELNVTQATVSRDIKELQLIKVPTPTGQYVYSLPNDRKYHPLEKLGRYLMDSFVNIDGTDNLLVLKTLPGNAQSIGAILDQIDWDEVLGTICGDDTCLIICKDQKASESIKTRIFNLL; encoded by the coding sequence ATGGCTAAAAAATCTGTGAGGCATATAAAAATTAGAGAAATCATCTCGAATGAAAAAATTGAAACACAAGATGACTTAGTAAAACGTTTAAATGAATATGAATTGAACGTTACGCAAGCAACGGTTTCAAGAGACATTAAAGAATTACAACTAATAAAGGTGCCAACACCTACAGGTCAATATGTTTATAGCCTTCCAAATGATAGAAAGTACCATCCACTTGAAAAATTAGGACGCTATTTAATGGATTCATTCGTAAATATTGATGGTACTGATAATCTATTAGTATTAAAAACGTTACCAGGAAATGCGCAGTCCATAGGTGCAATTTTAGACCAAATTGATTGGGACGAAGTATTAGGAACAATTTGTGGTGACGATACATGTTTAATTATTTGTAAGGACCAGAAAGCTAGTGAAAGCATCAAGACACGTATCTTTAATCTATTATAA
- a CDS encoding polyprenyl synthetase family protein, protein MMNQKMHNLTEEMNTLLANSIPNSNLGTDLEESMSYSLNAGGKRIRPVLLLLTLEMLEGDKSKGLATATALEMIHTYSLIHDDLPAMDDDDYRRGKLTNHKVYGEWKAILAGDALLTKAFDLIANDQSLNSDIKVRLLQRLSFASGHLGMVGGQTLDMQSESQQVNLTTLEQIHHAKTGALLKFAVMAAVDIAQPNENIASLLETYSEHLGLMFQIKDDLLDIYGDEQKLGKAVGSDINNDKSTYVSLLGIEGAEEKLAQHKTEAYECLKQLSSEYDTQYLDAIVKLFSERES, encoded by the coding sequence ATGATGAACCAAAAGATGCATAATTTGACTGAAGAAATGAACACTTTGCTAGCAAATTCTATACCCAATTCTAATTTAGGTACCGATTTAGAAGAAAGCATGTCTTACTCTTTAAATGCTGGTGGAAAACGTATCCGTCCTGTCTTACTACTACTAACTTTAGAAATGTTAGAAGGAGACAAATCTAAAGGGTTAGCAACAGCTACTGCCTTAGAAATGATTCATACGTATTCTTTAATTCATGATGACTTACCAGCTATGGATGATGATGATTATCGTCGTGGTAAATTAACAAACCACAAGGTATATGGTGAGTGGAAAGCCATATTAGCAGGAGATGCTTTATTAACGAAAGCATTTGATTTAATTGCTAATGATCAATCACTTAATTCAGATATAAAAGTGAGACTCCTGCAAAGATTATCATTTGCCAGTGGACATCTTGGAATGGTCGGTGGACAAACATTAGATATGCAAAGTGAATCTCAACAAGTAAATTTAACAACATTAGAACAAATTCATCATGCAAAAACGGGCGCATTATTAAAGTTTGCTGTTATGGCTGCAGTCGATATCGCACAACCAAACGAAAATATTGCATCTTTACTAGAGACTTATAGTGAACATTTAGGTTTAATGTTCCAAATCAAAGATGATTTATTAGATATTTACGGTGATGAACAAAAGTTAGGTAAAGCTGTAGGTAGTGATATCAACAATGATAAGAGTACATACGTATCGTTGCTAGGTATCGAAGGTGCTGAAGAAAAATTAGCACAACATAAAACTGAAGCATATGAATGTTTAAAACAATTATCATCCGAATATGATACTCAATACTTAGATGCAATTGTAAAATTATTTAGTGAACGCGAATCTTAA
- a CDS encoding exodeoxyribonuclease VII small subunit has translation MTNENQSFEDMMKELENIVQKLDNENVSLEESLNLYQRGMKLSANCDETLKEAEQKVNELMTENNEEQTNSNDEPKDA, from the coding sequence ATGACGAATGAAAATCAAAGTTTTGAAGATATGATGAAAGAGTTAGAAAATATTGTCCAAAAGCTTGATAATGAGAATGTTTCATTAGAGGAATCACTCAACTTATATCAACGTGGCATGAAACTTTCAGCAAATTGTGATGAAACGTTGAAAGAAGCAGAGCAAAAAGTTAACGAATTAATGACAGAAAACAATGAGGAGCAAACAAACAGTAATGATGAACCAAAAGATGCATAA
- the xseA gene encoding exodeoxyribonuclease VII large subunit, giving the protein MTEYLSVSAITKYIKYKFDQDPHLQSVLIKGELSNFKQHSSGHLYFNVKDKNSVIQAMMFKGNASKLDFSPKEGDEVLIEARISVYERRGNYQIYVNKMHIDGVGNLYQKLEQLKKKLTKEGYFDQNIKKTIPQFPKKIAILTAGTGAAIRDIHSTINSRYPLVEQIQINTLVQGEQAKDNIVENIKQADQLDVDTIIIGRGGGSIEDLWNFNEEAVVQAIYQCRTPIISAVGHETDFTLSDFVADVRAATPTQAAVIATPDQYEIRQYLQQTQLTLTRFIKQFVIKQRKQLEHLSSYYKFKTPSLLYDQQIQRRDDLEKQIKLNMELKLKNHKQQLQLLNNRINLKDFQHFINREQRSLQQQHVSLTKVMTQNIDHLKNQLARKLENLNNLSPTNTMLRGYTIVNKGNQVVTSAHDLNQDDNIVLTMKDGSVDAQVKKVRCNDDE; this is encoded by the coding sequence ATGACTGAATATTTAAGTGTTTCTGCAATTACAAAATATATAAAGTATAAGTTTGATCAGGATCCCCATTTGCAATCAGTGCTAATTAAAGGCGAATTATCAAACTTTAAACAACATAGTAGCGGACATCTATACTTTAATGTCAAAGATAAAAATAGTGTTATCCAAGCGATGATGTTTAAAGGGAATGCTTCAAAACTTGATTTTTCACCAAAAGAAGGGGACGAAGTTTTAATAGAAGCACGTATTTCGGTTTATGAACGTCGAGGAAATTATCAAATCTACGTTAATAAAATGCATATCGATGGTGTAGGTAACCTATACCAAAAGTTAGAACAACTTAAGAAGAAGCTTACTAAAGAAGGCTACTTTGATCAAAATATTAAAAAAACGATACCTCAATTCCCTAAAAAAATAGCTATATTAACTGCGGGGACTGGTGCAGCAATTCGTGATATACATAGTACTATAAATAGTAGATACCCGCTTGTGGAACAAATACAAATCAATACGCTCGTACAAGGCGAACAAGCAAAAGATAATATCGTGGAAAATATCAAACAGGCGGATCAGCTTGACGTCGATACGATTATTATTGGTAGAGGCGGTGGCTCGATTGAAGATTTGTGGAACTTTAATGAAGAAGCAGTCGTACAAGCAATTTACCAATGTCGTACACCCATCATTTCAGCAGTGGGACACGAAACTGATTTCACATTAAGTGATTTCGTTGCAGATGTAAGAGCTGCCACACCAACTCAAGCTGCTGTAATTGCCACACCTGATCAATATGAAATTAGACAATATTTACAACAAACGCAATTGACATTGACACGTTTTATAAAACAATTCGTTATAAAGCAACGTAAACAATTAGAACACTTAAGTAGTTATTATAAATTTAAAACACCGTCCTTATTATATGATCAACAAATTCAAAGAAGAGATGATCTCGAGAAGCAAATAAAGTTAAATATGGAACTGAAGTTGAAAAATCATAAACAACAACTCCAATTATTAAATAACCGTATTAATCTCAAAGATTTTCAGCATTTTATCAATCGAGAGCAACGTTCTTTACAACAACAACATGTTTCTCTAACAAAAGTGATGACACAAAATATCGATCATTTAAAAAACCAACTTGCAAGAAAGCTGGAGAATTTAAATAATTTAAGCCCAACGAATACGATGTTACGTGGATATACTATTGTGAATAAGGGTAATCAAGTGGTGACAAGCGCACATGATTTAAATCAAGATGATAATATTGTGTTGACGATGAAAGATGGTTCAGTAGATGCACAAGTTAAGAAAGTTAGGTGTAATGATGACGAATGA
- the nusB gene encoding transcription antitermination factor NusB, whose product MSRKESRIQAFQTLFQLEMINSDLTIEEAISFIKDDNPDLEFDFIHWLVTGVKDHEAVLDKKIEPHLKDWKMDRLLKSDRIILRMSTYELQHGSTPHKVVINEAVELTKQFSDEDHYKFINGVLSNID is encoded by the coding sequence ATGAGTCGAAAAGAATCAAGAATTCAAGCCTTTCAAACTCTATTTCAATTAGAAATGATTAATAGTGATTTAACAATCGAAGAAGCAATAAGCTTTATTAAGGATGATAATCCAGATTTAGAATTTGATTTTATACATTGGCTCGTAACTGGAGTGAAAGATCACGAAGCCGTATTAGATAAAAAAATAGAGCCACATTTAAAGGATTGGAAAATGGATCGATTATTGAAATCTGATCGTATTATTTTACGTATGTCTACATATGAATTACAACATGGTTCTACACCTCATAAGGTCGTTATAAATGAAGCAGTTGAATTAACAAAGCAATTTAGCGATGAAGACCATTATAAATTTATTAACGGTGTTCTAAGCAATATTGATTAA
- a CDS encoding Asp23/Gls24 family envelope stress response protein — protein sequence MVKVSETTNSNLGNIEIAPEILIVIASIATSEVKGIRGHFKEIQNSRIEEISKKQLNKGVKIETKSDGIKIDIYCPISYNVNISETAREIQETVFNSIVNMTKIQPSQINVHITNIEHTS from the coding sequence ATGGTCAAAGTATCTGAAACTACTAATTCCAATTTAGGGAATATAGAAATTGCACCAGAAATTTTAATTGTCATAGCAAGTATCGCAACATCAGAGGTAAAAGGGATACGAGGGCATTTTAAAGAAATTCAAAATAGCCGTATTGAAGAAATTAGTAAAAAGCAACTCAACAAAGGAGTTAAGATTGAAACTAAATCAGACGGTATTAAAATAGATATATATTGCCCTATCTCATATAATGTAAATATTTCAGAAACAGCTAGAGAAATACAAGAGACCGTATTTAATTCAATTGTTAATATGACTAAGATTCAGCCAAGTCAAATTAATGTGCACATTACAAATATAGAACATACTTCTTAA
- the accC gene encoding acetyl-CoA carboxylase biotin carboxylase subunit gives MKKILIANRGEIAVRIIRACHDLGLQTVAIYSEGDKDALHTQIADEAYCVGPTLSKDSYLNIPNILSIATSTGCDGIHPGYGFLAENGDFAELCEACQLKFIGPSHESIQKMGIKDVAKEEMKRADVPVVPGSEGLVEDIKAAKTLAKKIGYPIIIKATAGGGGKGIRVARNEKELETGFKMTQQEAETAFGNGGLYLEKFIENFRHIEIQIVGDRFGNVIHLGERDCTIQRRMQKLVEEAPSPILSEAQRQEMGNAAIRAAKAVNYENAGTIEFIYDLNSNDFYFMEMNTRIQVEHPVTEMVTGIDLVKLQLQIAMGEALPYKQEDINIQGHAIEFRINAENPYKNFMPSPGKISQYLAPGGYGVRIESACYTNYTIPPYYDSMVAKLIIHEPTRDEAILAGLRALGEFLVLGIDTTIPFHIRLLNNDIFRSGEFNTNFLETYNIMED, from the coding sequence ATGAAGAAAATATTAATTGCTAACCGAGGAGAAATTGCGGTAAGAATTATCAGAGCGTGCCACGATTTAGGTTTACAAACCGTAGCGATATACTCAGAAGGAGATAAAGACGCATTACATACTCAAATTGCTGATGAAGCATATTGCGTCGGACCAACGCTTTCAAAAGATTCGTACCTTAATATCCCGAATATTTTATCTATTGCAACTTCAACAGGTTGTGATGGTATCCATCCAGGTTATGGATTTTTAGCAGAGAATGGTGATTTCGCAGAATTATGTGAAGCCTGCCAACTTAAATTTATCGGACCAAGTCATGAGTCTATACAAAAAATGGGGATTAAAGACGTTGCAAAAGAAGAAATGAAACGTGCCGATGTGCCTGTTGTTCCAGGTAGTGAAGGTTTAGTTGAAGATATTAAAGCAGCGAAAACGTTAGCTAAAAAAATTGGCTACCCAATTATTATTAAAGCTACTGCAGGTGGTGGTGGAAAAGGAATTCGTGTTGCTCGTAACGAGAAAGAATTAGAAACTGGTTTCAAAATGACGCAACAGGAAGCTGAAACTGCATTCGGTAACGGTGGACTTTATCTAGAAAAATTTATTGAAAACTTTAGACATATTGAAATCCAAATCGTTGGGGACAGATTTGGTAATGTGATTCATCTAGGTGAACGTGATTGTACAATACAACGTAGAATGCAAAAACTAGTTGAAGAAGCCCCATCACCTATACTTTCTGAAGCTCAACGTCAGGAAATGGGAAATGCGGCTATCAGAGCTGCGAAAGCAGTAAATTATGAAAATGCAGGTACAATTGAATTTATTTATGATTTAAATAGTAATGATTTCTACTTTATGGAAATGAATACACGTATTCAAGTTGAACATCCTGTTACCGAAATGGTTACAGGTATTGACCTAGTGAAACTACAATTGCAAATTGCAATGGGAGAAGCTTTACCTTATAAACAAGAAGATATTAATATACAAGGCCATGCAATAGAATTTCGTATTAATGCAGAGAACCCGTATAAAAACTTTATGCCTTCACCAGGTAAAATATCTCAATACTTAGCACCAGGTGGATATGGAGTCAGAATTGAATCAGCATGTTATACTAATTATACAATCCCACCTTATTATGATTCTATGGTCGCTAAGTTAATTATTCACGAGCCGACTAGGGACGAAGCTATTTTAGCAGGCTTACGTGCACTAGGTGAATTCCTAGTTTTAGGCATCGATACAACGATACCATTCCATATAAGACTGTTAAATAATGATATTTTCAGAAGTGGAGAATTTAACACAAACTTCTTAGAAACATACAATATTATGGAAGATTAA
- the accB gene encoding acetyl-CoA carboxylase biotin carboxyl carrier protein: MNFKEIKELIEILDKSSLTEINVEDKGNHIKLKKEKETEIITPQIGQQQPVQQVAPQQNAASAPADAPANEGQSKTEIDDNLQTINAPMVGTFYKSPSPEESPYVEVGDSVSNESTVCILEAMKLFNEIQAEVSGVIAEILVEDGQMVEYGQPLFKVK, translated from the coding sequence ATGAACTTTAAAGAAATAAAAGAATTGATTGAAATTCTAGATAAATCAAGTCTAACTGAGATTAATGTTGAGGATAAAGGAAATCATATTAAATTAAAAAAAGAAAAAGAAACTGAAATCATCACTCCACAAATCGGACAACAACAACCTGTTCAACAAGTAGCTCCACAACAAAATGCAGCTTCTGCACCAGCAGATGCACCGGCTAATGAAGGTCAATCTAAGACTGAAATTGATGATAATTTACAAACAATCAATGCACCAATGGTAGGTACATTCTATAAATCTCCTTCACCAGAAGAAAGTCCATATGTAGAAGTAGGCGATTCTGTTTCTAACGAGTCAACCGTATGTATATTAGAAGCAATGAAGTTATTCAATGAAATTCAAGCTGAAGTCTCAGGAGTTATCGCTGAAATCTTAGTAGAAGACGGTCAAATGGTAGAGTATGGCCAACCGTTATTTAAGGTGAAATAA
- the efp gene encoding elongation factor P, giving the protein MISVNDFKTGLTISVDNGIWKVIDFQHVKPGKGSAFVRSKLRNLRTGAIQEKTFRAGEKVEQAMIENRRMQYLYADGEMHVFMDNQTFEQTELPEDYLKHELKFLKANMEVQIQSYEGETIGIELPKTVELEVTETEPGIKGDTATGATKSATVETGYSLNVPLFVNEGDVLVVNTSDGSYISRA; this is encoded by the coding sequence ATGATTTCGGTGAATGATTTTAAAACAGGATTAACAATTTCAGTAGACAATGGTATTTGGAAAGTTATTGATTTCCAACATGTTAAACCAGGTAAAGGATCAGCATTTGTGCGTTCAAAATTACGTAACTTAAGAACAGGTGCGATTCAAGAAAAAACATTCAGAGCTGGTGAAAAAGTTGAACAAGCAATGATTGAAAATCGTCGTATGCAATACTTATATGCAGATGGTGAAATGCATGTGTTTATGGACAATCAAACGTTCGAACAAACAGAATTACCAGAAGATTACCTTAAACATGAGTTGAAATTTTTAAAAGCAAATATGGAAGTTCAAATCCAAAGCTATGAAGGTGAAACAATTGGTATTGAATTACCAAAAACTGTTGAACTCGAAGTAACTGAAACGGAACCTGGTATTAAAGGTGATACAGCTACAGGAGCTACAAAATCTGCTACAGTTGAGACAGGTTATTCACTTAATGTACCTTTATTCGTAAATGAAGGCGACGTACTTGTAGTAAATACAAGTGATGGTAGTTACATTTCAAGAGCGTAA